A stretch of the uncultured Desulfobacter sp. genome encodes the following:
- the recD gene encoding exodeoxyribonuclease V subunit alpha, protein MMPPADFFELIHTWTDRGWLRPLDRAFVLFLSRQDSSASPLVLLGAALASHQLGRGHICLDIAGALNDPDGTLSLPPEGETGEDMPAKPSHILAKITKDHWANQLSDSALVGTDRDNTPLVLEQGRLYLRRYWVYTRQVAQEILGRVGQKNPVPDDLESRLDEIFINLRSPKEIKKQNIHWQSVAAAVAAASNFSVISGGPGTGKTTTVVQVLGLLQGIALEQDKILRIRLAAPTGKAAARLTESISKAMGLLPEQIQAHMPTEVTTLHRLLGTRHDFRQFIHNRTNRLHVDLLVVDEASMIDLEMMDALLGALPSKARLILLGDKDQLASVEAGSVLGDICANASRPCYLPDTIDFIKNATGYDLSDYSGPGTGLDQQIVVLRKSHRFHEDSGIGNLAQAVNLGEKEAVAKVWKKGYSDINQLSIRSCEEPQFRSLILGGNPKSFPHAAAQPVGYRAYLDILANGMQGFLSEAHWLQAVLEKFDGFQLLSPVRKGEWGVDGLNRICARILYNAGLIRATQGWYPGRPVMVTRNDYRLGLMNGDIGITVEVGNERQKGQGEGTPAEKVLRVVFPMADGSIKQVLPSRLEAVETVYAMTVHKSQGSEFDHTALILPDTMSPVLTRELIYTGITRARSFFTMAGPSPEILASAAKQRTLRASGLGTLLIRMGPKD, encoded by the coding sequence ATGATGCCCCCTGCTGATTTTTTTGAATTGATTCATACCTGGACCGACCGGGGGTGGCTTAGGCCGCTTGATAGGGCATTTGTGTTATTTTTAAGCCGTCAGGATTCATCTGCATCTCCCCTGGTGCTTCTTGGCGCTGCCCTGGCGAGTCACCAGCTTGGCCGGGGGCACATTTGTCTGGATATAGCTGGCGCCCTGAATGATCCCGACGGCACACTTTCCCTGCCCCCCGAAGGTGAGACCGGGGAGGATATGCCTGCCAAACCCTCCCATATTCTTGCAAAGATCACCAAAGATCATTGGGCGAACCAGCTGTCCGATTCCGCACTCGTGGGTACAGACAGAGACAATACCCCGCTGGTCCTGGAACAGGGGCGTTTATATCTAAGACGATATTGGGTCTATACCCGGCAGGTGGCCCAGGAGATTCTTGGCCGGGTTGGGCAAAAAAATCCGGTTCCCGATGATTTAGAAAGCCGGCTGGATGAGATTTTCATAAATTTGAGAAGCCCAAAAGAGATTAAAAAACAAAATATCCATTGGCAGAGTGTGGCCGCCGCCGTGGCCGCGGCTTCAAATTTCAGCGTGATCTCCGGAGGACCCGGGACCGGTAAAACAACAACGGTGGTGCAGGTGTTGGGCCTGCTTCAGGGCATCGCCCTGGAACAGGACAAAATACTTCGCATACGTCTTGCTGCCCCCACCGGGAAAGCGGCTGCCCGGCTTACCGAATCCATATCTAAAGCTATGGGTCTTTTGCCCGAACAGATTCAAGCCCATATGCCCACTGAGGTGACGACACTTCATCGGCTGTTAGGGACCCGTCATGATTTCCGGCAGTTCATCCATAACCGGACCAATCGACTGCATGTGGATCTTTTGGTGGTGGATGAAGCCTCCATGATTGATCTTGAGATGATGGATGCCCTGCTGGGGGCCTTACCGTCCAAGGCTCGATTAATCCTGCTTGGGGATAAGGATCAACTGGCGTCCGTGGAGGCCGGGTCCGTGCTGGGTGACATTTGCGCCAATGCCTCCCGCCCGTGTTATCTACCTGATACAATTGATTTCATTAAAAATGCGACAGGATATGACTTGTCTGACTATTCAGGCCCGGGCACCGGACTGGACCAGCAGATCGTGGTGTTGAGAAAAAGTCATCGATTTCATGAAGACAGCGGTATCGGCAATCTGGCCCAGGCTGTAAACCTGGGTGAAAAAGAGGCGGTTGCCAAGGTCTGGAAAAAAGGATACTCAGATATAAATCAGCTTTCGATCCGCTCTTGTGAAGAGCCTCAATTCCGAAGCCTGATACTGGGCGGCAATCCCAAATCTTTTCCACATGCTGCCGCACAACCGGTTGGATACCGGGCATATCTTGATATCCTCGCCAACGGGATGCAGGGCTTTTTATCTGAAGCCCATTGGCTTCAGGCTGTTCTGGAAAAATTTGACGGATTTCAACTTTTAAGTCCAGTTCGTAAAGGCGAGTGGGGTGTGGACGGTCTGAATCGTATTTGTGCCCGAATCCTCTATAATGCCGGATTAATCCGGGCCACCCAGGGGTGGTACCCCGGCCGTCCTGTGATGGTCACCCGGAACGACTATCGGTTGGGCCTGATGAACGGAGATATCGGCATTACCGTTGAAGTCGGCAATGAACGCCAAAAGGGTCAGGGAGAAGGGACTCCGGCTGAAAAGGTACTGCGGGTGGTCTTTCCCATGGCTGACGGATCTATCAAACAGGTGCTCCCCTCAAGGCTTGAGGCGGTGGAGACGGTCTATGCCATGACGGTTCATAAATCCCAAGGGTCTGAATTCGACCATACGGCCCTGATTCTCCCTGATACCATGAGTCCGGTACTGACCCGGGAGCTTATATACACCGGCATCACCCGGGCGCGTTCTTTTTTTACCATGGCAGGACCTTCACCTGAGATTCTGGCGTCTGCCGCTAAACAGCGAACGCTCAGGGCATCCGGCCTTGGCACGTTATTGATACGCATGGGACCCAAGGACTAA
- the recB gene encoding exodeoxyribonuclease V subunit beta, translated as MVEKLNPMTFPLNGARLIEASAGTGKTYTIAALYLRLILGHGNENGFSRPLTPPEILVVTFTNAATEELRERIRSRLTEAAGFFRGIGAKDPFLNDLRDDYDPDDWPVLAMRLEQAAQWMDESAIHTIHAWCQRMLRQHAFDSLSLFDLELAPNDQDLLEEAACDFWRAGFYPQSVATLSELKTVAKISTPQELLQQVLPVINAVDCGEASCLDDPFDIISQRMQSIEAARQAWKLDFYTAVAQVVQAQADKTLNNNKYRKASLDKWIMQLDQWVNHGGPLPDDQALEKFSTTGLAAGVSKNKTAPTHPAYDSLDQLNSDLASMDVRTALIYHAAAEIRKRVSAAKNRLSRMGFNDLLTRLGQALTSQASGENRLAGIIREQFPVAMIDEFQDTDPVQYSSFGAIYLNQENTGLFMIGDPKQAIYAFRGADIYTYLRAKKDTLGHHYTLEKNYRSTQSMVQAVNQVFSQANHLPQGPFLFKDQIPFEPVAAQGRQETFRVAGQKMPAMTLWQMNQDEPVKKTGADGYIDKMAQAGAQEITRLLNLGSQTPCAAGFAEPGAELIPLKPSDIAVLVRDGNEARAIRSALATRGVKSVYLSDRESVFDSPEALSLLYILQACSEPTNDAWVRTALATEVLNLSFETLDRLKEDELAWEAELERFKQFQNIWRRQGVLPMVRALLLAFNVSAGMLATPSGERQLTNVRHLSEMIQAAAAELDGEQGVIRWLAGQIENHQGGDDQILRLESDQDLVRVVTIHKSKGLEYPLVFLPFICSFRKVTAKNSPMVKRNNDDGSLTMVVNPGDEDLETADQERLAEDLRILYVALTRACHACWLGMGVMGSVTKKNGEKTDLHQSGIGYLLKGGEMIPSADLPSILADLQGDCDAIAVAPLPDSTLEIFEPAAETQNLSPARRFTGTIPKNWRITSYSGILSGAAMPDAGAAIPPSLEDTVVDFPDSPAQDQLQETAGEESLALDVVPNAQSIHTFARGPEPGTFLHDMLEWAAHTGFDQVAKNPAVTRDKIESLCIRRGWETWTDVLSQWLLELVQTPLPLNGSFMPLSDLGKDLCRAEMEFLFAAHQVDILDVDRLVTGAVLPGIVRPVLRRDRINGMLKGFIDLVFSFNGQYFVLDYKSNYLGNDQSAYGQDAMAQAMVGHRYDLQYLLYILALHRLLKARLEGYDYERDVGGAVYLFLRGVKKSGQGVYVDKPPATLINELDNLFKADNALGKGDPHDAPC; from the coding sequence ATGGTGGAAAAATTAAATCCAATGACGTTTCCTTTGAACGGTGCCCGGCTGATCGAGGCTAGTGCAGGAACCGGGAAGACATACACCATTGCCGCTCTCTATCTTCGACTGATTTTAGGGCATGGGAATGAAAACGGATTTTCCCGGCCGTTGACCCCACCGGAGATCCTGGTAGTTACCTTTACCAACGCTGCCACAGAAGAGCTTCGGGAAAGAATTAGAAGCCGGCTTACCGAGGCGGCCGGTTTTTTCAGAGGAATTGGGGCAAAAGATCCCTTTCTCAATGACTTGAGAGATGATTATGATCCCGATGATTGGCCGGTCCTGGCCATGCGTTTGGAACAGGCTGCCCAGTGGATGGACGAGTCTGCCATTCACACTATTCATGCCTGGTGCCAGCGCATGCTCCGCCAGCATGCATTTGACAGCCTTTCTTTGTTTGATCTGGAACTTGCGCCCAACGACCAGGACCTTTTGGAAGAGGCGGCATGTGATTTCTGGCGGGCTGGGTTTTATCCCCAGAGCGTTGCGACTTTATCGGAATTGAAAACCGTGGCCAAGATCAGCACTCCCCAGGAGCTGCTGCAACAGGTGTTGCCGGTTATCAATGCCGTGGACTGTGGTGAAGCATCCTGCTTGGATGATCCCTTTGATATCATTTCACAGCGGATGCAATCCATAGAAGCCGCACGACAGGCCTGGAAATTGGATTTTTACACAGCGGTGGCCCAGGTGGTCCAGGCCCAGGCCGATAAGACCTTGAACAATAATAAGTACCGGAAGGCTTCACTGGACAAGTGGATTATGCAACTGGACCAATGGGTCAACCATGGCGGTCCTTTACCTGATGATCAGGCTCTGGAAAAGTTTTCAACAACGGGGTTGGCTGCCGGGGTTTCTAAAAATAAAACGGCCCCCACCCATCCAGCTTATGATTCATTGGATCAGTTAAATAGTGATCTTGCATCAATGGATGTGAGAACGGCGCTGATTTACCATGCTGCGGCTGAAATTCGTAAACGGGTATCTGCGGCCAAGAATCGTTTGTCCCGGATGGGGTTCAATGATCTGCTCACCCGACTGGGCCAGGCGTTGACTTCCCAGGCCTCTGGCGAAAACCGCCTTGCCGGGATAATCCGGGAACAGTTTCCGGTGGCCATGATTGATGAGTTCCAGGATACAGATCCGGTTCAGTATAGCTCTTTTGGCGCCATTTATCTGAATCAGGAAAACACAGGCCTCTTTATGATTGGAGATCCCAAGCAGGCCATCTATGCCTTCAGGGGGGCGGATATCTATACCTACCTCAGGGCAAAGAAGGATACCCTGGGACATCATTACACCCTGGAAAAGAATTATCGGTCCACCCAGAGTATGGTGCAGGCGGTCAACCAGGTGTTCAGCCAGGCAAACCATCTTCCCCAAGGCCCCTTTTTATTCAAGGATCAGATCCCCTTTGAACCGGTGGCGGCCCAGGGCCGGCAGGAAACATTTCGGGTGGCCGGCCAAAAGATGCCGGCCATGACCCTTTGGCAGATGAACCAGGATGAACCAGTTAAAAAAACAGGGGCTGACGGCTATATCGACAAAATGGCGCAAGCCGGTGCCCAGGAGATCACCCGGCTTTTGAACTTAGGAAGTCAGACGCCATGTGCTGCCGGGTTTGCTGAACCTGGAGCGGAATTGATTCCTTTGAAGCCTTCGGACATTGCCGTTCTCGTCAGGGATGGCAATGAAGCCAGGGCTATTCGCTCTGCGCTGGCAACACGTGGGGTGAAATCGGTCTATCTGTCAGACCGGGAATCTGTGTTTGACAGCCCGGAAGCGCTCTCCTTGCTGTATATTCTCCAGGCCTGTTCGGAACCGACAAACGATGCATGGGTTAGAACAGCCCTGGCCACAGAGGTGTTGAATCTCTCTTTTGAAACCCTGGACCGGTTGAAAGAAGACGAACTGGCCTGGGAGGCGGAGCTGGAGCGGTTTAAGCAATTCCAGAACATCTGGCGCCGCCAGGGTGTGCTGCCCATGGTGAGGGCGCTGCTTTTGGCTTTCAACGTGAGTGCCGGGATGCTGGCCACCCCTTCAGGAGAACGGCAGCTGACCAATGTGCGCCATTTATCGGAAATGATCCAGGCCGCTGCCGCGGAGCTTGACGGCGAACAGGGAGTGATCCGCTGGCTTGCCGGACAGATCGAAAATCACCAGGGCGGCGATGATCAGATTCTTCGCCTTGAAAGTGACCAGGACCTGGTCCGGGTGGTAACCATTCATAAATCAAAGGGCCTGGAATATCCCTTGGTGTTTTTGCCTTTTATCTGCAGTTTCAGAAAAGTAACCGCAAAAAATTCTCCCATGGTGAAACGCAACAATGATGACGGAAGTCTCACAATGGTGGTAAATCCAGGCGATGAAGATTTGGAAACGGCGGATCAGGAGCGGCTGGCCGAGGATTTGCGAATACTTTATGTGGCGTTGACCCGGGCTTGCCATGCGTGCTGGCTTGGGATGGGCGTCATGGGGTCGGTCACCAAAAAAAATGGGGAGAAAACAGACCTTCACCAATCCGGCATCGGCTATTTGTTAAAAGGCGGGGAGATGATCCCCTCGGCGGATCTGCCTTCCATTCTTGCGGATCTGCAGGGGGATTGTGATGCCATTGCCGTGGCGCCATTGCCGGACTCGACCTTGGAGATTTTCGAACCAGCAGCTGAAACGCAGAACCTGTCACCTGCCAGAAGGTTCACCGGAACAATTCCTAAAAACTGGCGGATCACCAGTTATTCCGGTATTCTCTCCGGGGCCGCCATGCCTGATGCCGGGGCGGCCATTCCCCCGTCCCTTGAAGATACGGTAGTGGATTTTCCGGATTCCCCGGCCCAGGATCAACTCCAGGAGACGGCGGGAGAAGAGAGTCTGGCCCTGGATGTTGTCCCCAATGCCCAATCCATCCATACCTTTGCCCGGGGACCTGAGCCGGGAACCTTTCTTCATGACATGCTGGAATGGGCGGCGCATACGGGATTTGACCAGGTCGCCAAGAATCCTGCTGTTACCCGGGATAAAATTGAAAGTTTGTGTATTCGCCGCGGCTGGGAGACCTGGACCGATGTTCTTTCGCAGTGGCTTCTGGAGTTGGTTCAAACCCCCTTGCCTCTGAACGGCAGTTTTATGCCTTTGTCCGATCTTGGCAAGGATTTATGTCGGGCGGAAATGGAATTTCTTTTTGCCGCCCACCAGGTGGATATCCTGGATGTGGACCGGCTGGTGACCGGTGCCGTACTGCCAGGCATTGTTCGGCCGGTGTTACGGCGGGACCGGATCAACGGTATGCTCAAAGGTTTTATAGACCTTGTCTTTAGTTTCAATGGTCAGTATTTTGTTCTGGATTACAAATCCAATTATCTGGGCAATGATCAGAGTGCCTACGGGCAAGACGCCATGGCCCAGGCCATGGTGGGACACCGGTATGATCTTCAATACCTGCTGTATATCCTGGCGCTTCATCGGCTGCTTAAAGCCCGCCTTGAAGGATATGACTATGAACGGGACGTGGGCGGTGCGGTCTATCTTTTCTTAAGGGGTGTCAAAAAATCCGGCCAGGGGGTTTATGTGGACAAACCCCCGGCGACCCTGATCAATGAGCTGGATAATCTGTTTAAGGCTGACAATGCGTTGGGAAAAGGAGATCCTCATGATGCCCCCTGCTGA
- the recC gene encoding exodeoxyribonuclease V subunit gamma — MTIQSQNSRQELSSGLSIIHSNHLEDLRQVAVNWIKGHPLGVLETEQFIVQSNGMAQWLKLALAADDGCGISAGIEMKLPGRYVWSAYRAVLGGDTIPEESAYDKDRLLWRIFRLLPLFADEPIFAPLNRFLEHDEDLRKRSQLAGHLADLYDQYQVYRADWLEDWSHGLDQIARIGGQPLSLGKNQKWQAELWRRIKADVPDEYRTIGRADLHNRFLEKAGTLNGPRPKELPPRVIVFGISSLPRQVLETLYAVSSMSQVLLFVHNPCRHFWADIVEDRELLRIENARHKVKSGLPNSLAPELLHQHANPLLAAWGKQGRDYIGLLYGYDEPENYETNFAQIDLFEDFILPGKDNCLLQQVQQAILDLEPLPRGEAEKQKVKLEDESICFQVAHSRQREVEILQDQLLHCFETLEDLNPRDIIVMTPDIDTYAPHVEAVFGNLASTDPRFIPFTIADKPNRESVPLIKALETLLHLPDSRMGVSDVMDLFDVGAFRKRFNIGEEDLPKLRQWIEGAGVAWGLNDEQRTLFKLPDGLSQNTWAFGLDRMLLGYAVGSGVNWNGIEPYEEVGGLEAALVGHLFDAIGELERLWRSLNQDVTPAVWSEKIRNLTQDCFAVRESQDQLTISRLNEILDQWLDACDQAKLDEKLPLTVVRDFLLARMNESSTSQRFLAGMVNFGTLMPMRAIPFKVVYLLGMNDGAFPRSHPPLDFDLMAGKGLYRPGDRSRREDDRYLFLESLLSARKRLYISYVGRDDRDNSERMPSVLVGQLRDYLSAGWCLDNNSDKTEHADLLEAITHIHPLQPFGRDYFREGGHGLFTYAHEWRTSLDSEIVESQDTLNQALPVPDFEGHLNLTSLIRFFKKPVQYFFNQRLSIRFDDPSITDRDQEPFALDLLAPFGLGTQLLDAGLHAKPLEACSAVTSQALRLTRTGDLPMAGFGHLAADELSKPVIDMLAGHQTLLKKWPCPRDALEISLNIESDKLPATFLDDWLDKVHEVNDSENMGAPDGLTRFARWEFYPKSIMGSKGKVSRIHSLSGLWVKHVAGCAQGLDISSHLVAPDGIVCFSPIEKALAQKILNGIVSCLYQGLGQPLPVTAKTGLAYAHALRAKDEEKARADAAKAYEGGDYGSSGELSYDAYLRRAYPTFEDLWQAHDNLFVSLSQTLYAPLISALEKAV; from the coding sequence ATGACGATTCAAAGTCAAAATTCCCGGCAGGAACTCTCTTCCGGCCTTTCAATTATACATTCCAATCATCTGGAAGATTTAAGGCAGGTGGCTGTAAACTGGATTAAGGGTCATCCTTTAGGGGTTTTGGAGACCGAGCAGTTTATTGTTCAAAGCAATGGTATGGCCCAATGGCTTAAGTTGGCACTGGCTGCGGATGACGGATGCGGTATCAGTGCGGGAATTGAGATGAAACTGCCGGGGCGATACGTCTGGAGCGCATACAGGGCAGTTCTGGGCGGAGATACCATCCCCGAAGAATCCGCCTATGACAAAGATCGATTACTTTGGCGGATTTTCAGGCTTTTGCCATTGTTTGCCGATGAACCCATTTTTGCGCCTTTGAACCGGTTTCTTGAACATGATGAAGACCTGCGTAAACGTAGCCAGTTGGCCGGTCATCTGGCTGATCTTTATGACCAGTATCAGGTGTACCGGGCGGATTGGCTTGAAGACTGGTCCCATGGACTTGACCAGATTGCCAGAATAGGTGGGCAGCCGCTCTCCCTGGGTAAAAATCAGAAATGGCAGGCTGAACTCTGGCGCAGGATTAAGGCTGATGTCCCGGACGAATATAGAACCATCGGCCGGGCTGACCTTCATAACAGATTTTTGGAAAAGGCCGGAACCTTGAACGGGCCGCGGCCAAAGGAATTGCCTCCCCGGGTGATTGTGTTCGGCATTTCGTCTTTACCTCGCCAGGTGCTGGAAACTTTGTACGCCGTATCTTCCATGTCCCAGGTTTTGCTTTTTGTCCATAACCCCTGCCGTCATTTCTGGGCGGACATTGTTGAAGACAGGGAACTTTTGCGCATTGAGAACGCACGCCACAAGGTTAAGTCCGGCCTACCCAATTCTCTTGCTCCCGAACTGCTTCACCAGCATGCCAATCCATTGCTTGCGGCCTGGGGGAAGCAGGGGCGGGATTACATCGGGCTGCTCTACGGGTATGATGAACCGGAAAATTATGAAACCAACTTTGCCCAAATTGATTTATTTGAGGATTTTATATTACCCGGCAAAGACAATTGCCTTTTGCAGCAGGTACAACAGGCGATTCTGGATCTTGAGCCTCTCCCCAGGGGGGAGGCCGAGAAACAAAAGGTTAAGCTCGAAGATGAATCCATCTGTTTTCAGGTGGCCCACAGCCGCCAGCGTGAAGTGGAGATCCTTCAGGATCAGCTGCTTCATTGTTTTGAAACCCTGGAGGATTTAAATCCGCGGGACATTATTGTGATGACACCCGACATCGATACCTACGCCCCCCACGTTGAAGCGGTTTTCGGGAACCTGGCGTCAACGGATCCCCGGTTTATACCCTTTACCATTGCAGATAAACCCAACAGGGAAAGTGTGCCCCTGATCAAGGCGTTGGAAACTTTATTGCATTTGCCCGATTCCCGTATGGGCGTCAGTGACGTCATGGATCTTTTTGACGTTGGGGCGTTCCGGAAACGCTTTAACATTGGAGAGGAGGATTTGCCGAAGCTGAGGCAATGGATTGAAGGCGCCGGGGTTGCCTGGGGCTTAAACGATGAACAGCGCACGTTGTTCAAACTGCCCGATGGATTATCGCAAAATACCTGGGCCTTTGGTCTGGACCGTATGCTTTTAGGGTATGCGGTTGGATCGGGTGTAAATTGGAACGGTATTGAGCCCTATGAAGAGGTCGGCGGCCTTGAGGCGGCTTTGGTGGGGCATTTATTTGATGCGATTGGTGAACTAGAACGTTTGTGGCGCAGTTTAAACCAGGATGTAACACCGGCGGTTTGGTCTGAGAAAATTCGAAATCTCACCCAGGATTGTTTTGCGGTCCGGGAAAGCCAGGATCAGTTGACGATCAGCCGACTGAACGAAATTCTGGATCAGTGGCTTGATGCGTGCGACCAAGCGAAACTGGATGAAAAATTACCCCTGACAGTCGTCCGGGATTTCTTATTGGCCCGGATGAATGAATCCAGCACATCCCAGCGGTTTCTGGCAGGCATGGTGAATTTCGGCACGTTGATGCCCATGCGTGCCATCCCCTTCAAAGTGGTATATCTTTTGGGCATGAACGACGGGGCGTTTCCCCGAAGCCACCCGCCCCTTGATTTTGATTTGATGGCAGGAAAGGGACTCTATCGGCCCGGCGACCGATCCCGGCGGGAGGATGACCGGTATCTTTTCCTTGAGTCCCTGCTGTCAGCCCGGAAACGGCTCTATATTTCCTATGTGGGCAGGGATGACCGGGATAACAGTGAGCGTATGCCCTCGGTGCTGGTGGGACAGCTCAGGGACTACCTTAGTGCCGGGTGGTGCCTGGATAACAATTCGGATAAAACCGAACATGCCGATCTGCTGGAGGCAATCACCCATATCCATCCCTTGCAGCCTTTTGGCCGTGACTATTTTCGTGAAGGCGGTCATGGTCTGTTCACCTATGCCCATGAATGGCGGACCTCTCTTGATTCCGAAATAGTGGAGAGCCAGGATACCTTAAATCAAGCTTTGCCTGTGCCTGACTTCGAAGGCCACCTGAATTTGACGTCCCTTATTCGTTTTTTTAAAAAACCGGTTCAATATTTTTTCAACCAGCGCCTGTCCATCCGGTTTGATGATCCGTCTATAACCGATCGGGATCAGGAACCCTTTGCCTTGGATCTTTTGGCGCCTTTTGGGCTGGGAACACAATTGCTGGATGCGGGGCTCCATGCCAAGCCTTTAGAAGCGTGTTCCGCCGTCACATCCCAGGCCCTGCGCTTGACCCGAACAGGGGATTTGCCCATGGCGGGGTTCGGCCACCTTGCAGCCGATGAGCTTTCAAAACCGGTAATAGATATGTTGGCCGGACATCAGACTTTATTGAAAAAATGGCCCTGTCCCCGCGATGCTCTAGAAATTTCTCTGAATATTGAATCGGATAAATTACCAGCCACTTTTCTGGATGACTGGCTGGATAAGGTCCATGAAGTCAATGATTCAGAAAATATGGGAGCCCCAGACGGTTTGACCCGGTTTGCGCGCTGGGAGTTTTATCCAAAGTCAATTATGGGAAGTAAAGGCAAGGTGAGTCGAATCCATAGCCTGTCCGGACTCTGGGTGAAACATGTTGCCGGTTGCGCCCAAGGGCTTGACATCTCCAGCCATCTTGTGGCTCCGGACGGTATCGTGTGTTTTTCTCCCATTGAAAAAGCCCTGGCCCAAAAGATTCTTAATGGAATAGTTTCCTGTTTGTACCAGGGACTGGGGCAGCCTTTGCCCGTTACGGCCAAAACCGGGCTGGCTTACGCCCATGCCTTGAGGGCTAAAGATGAGGAAAAGGCGAGGGCTGACGCTGCAAAGGCATATGAAGGGGGCGATTATGGATCGAGCGGAGAACTGTCGTATGATGCGTACCTCAGGAGAGCCTATCCCACATTTGAAGATTTATGGCAGGCCCATGACAATCTCTTTGTGTCTCTCAGTCAAACCTTGTATGCCCCTCTAATCTCAGCCCTGGAAAAGGCGGTGTAA
- a CDS encoding CHC2 zinc finger domain-containing protein — MYGYDNTTHPEKINQNNELDYGQAAKNILTHARGYDRQDTTAAIKNIDLVALVQAHGVNLKKSGTRYVDLCPFHDDKTPSFFVYPNNSFYCFGCGIGGDAATFIMKMYGCSFPEALEKLGIKKTSGAFSCTQVMQIKKVKAKRALLESFRAWEAEYSSRLGKLITSAYQCLSRVKTEDDLNKVAWVHKPLTVWKYHLDVLCYGTDKDKYKLFREVSNG, encoded by the coding sequence ATGTATGGCTACGATAATACCACACACCCCGAAAAAATCAACCAAAATAATGAGTTAGATTACGGCCAGGCGGCAAAGAATATCCTGACCCATGCCAGGGGATATGATCGGCAGGACACGACCGCGGCTATTAAAAACATTGATCTGGTCGCCCTGGTTCAGGCTCACGGCGTCAACCTTAAAAAATCCGGCACCCGGTATGTAGACCTTTGCCCATTCCATGACGACAAAACGCCGTCATTTTTTGTTTATCCGAACAACTCCTTTTACTGTTTTGGTTGCGGTATCGGCGGAGACGCAGCAACATTTATAATGAAAATGTATGGATGCTCTTTCCCCGAAGCTTTAGAAAAATTGGGTATCAAAAAAACAAGTGGAGCCTTTTCATGCACTCAGGTCATGCAAATTAAAAAGGTAAAGGCCAAACGTGCTTTGCTTGAGTCTTTCAGGGCCTGGGAGGCAGAATATAGCAGTCGTTTAGGTAAGTTGATTACCTCGGCTTATCAATGCCTATCCAGGGTCAAAACGGAAGATGATCTAAATAAAGTTGCCTGGGTTCACAAGCCGTTGACCGTCTGGAAATACCACCTTGATGTTTTGTGTTACGGCACTGACAAGGACAAATACAAGCTTTTTCGGGAGGTGTCCAATGGATGA